From the genome of Glycine max cultivar Williams 82 chromosome 2, Glycine_max_v4.0, whole genome shotgun sequence, one region includes:
- the LOC100818698 gene encoding zinc finger protein GAI-ASSOCIATED FACTOR 1 codes for MTVDLDNASTASGEAASVSSSGNQTKPAAPKKKRNLPGMPDPEAEVIALSPKTLLATNRFVCEICNKGFQRDQNLQLHRRGHNLPWKLRQRSSKEVRKRVYVCPEPTCVHHDPSRALGDLTGIKKHFCRKHGEKKWKCDKCSKKYAVQSDWKAHSKVCGTREYKCDCGTVFSRRDSFITHRAFCDALAEENARSHTVVKDISENDSKVLIGDSPPPQPVAATVAATTAAATTTTTTTTITSTTQANSVMSSCLQTHNLDLPENNPPQVIEEPQAATATAISGSCGSSSSCSTSNGGATCNSNSSSSVFASLFASSTASVTLQSQTPAFSDLIRAMGPPEHPADQISGPSSEAISLCLSTTSASPIFATGGRQYASSSPHPAMSATALLQKAAQMGAAATNASLLRGLGIVSSSPLDSTSSGQQNVLQWGHQQQLEPESGSVAAAGLGLGLPCEDGGSGLKELMMGTSSMFGPKHTTLDFLGLGMAAGGTAGGGLSALITSIGGGLDVTAAFGNGDFSGKDIGSSS; via the exons ATGACGGTCGATTTGGACAACGCTTCCACCGCTTCAGGTGAAGCAGCCAGTGTCTCTTCCTCCGGCAATCAGACAAAACCCGCCGCTCCAAAGAAAAAACGAAACCTCCCGGGCATGCCAG ATCCGGAGGCAGAGGTGATCGCTCTCTCGCCCAAGACTCTCTTAGCGACGAACCGTTTCGTGTGCGAGATATGCAACAAAGGATTCCAGAGAGACCAGAATCTGCAGCTCCACCGCCGGGGTCACAACCTGCCGTGGAAGCTGCGGCAGAGGTCTAGCAAGGAGGTCAGAAAGAGAGTGTACGTGTGCCCCGAGCCCACGTGCGTGCACCACGACCCTTCCAGAGCGTTGGGGGACTTGACGGGGATTAAGAAGCACTTCTGCAGAAAGCACGGCGAGAAGAAGTGGAAATGCGATAAGTGCTCCAAGAAGTACGCGGTTCAGTCCGATTGGAAGGCGCACTCTAAAGTCTGCGGCACAAGAGAGTATAAGTGCGACTGCGGAACCGTTTTCTCCAG GAGGGATAGCTTCATCACGCATAGGGCGTTTTGCGATGCTTTGGCGGAGGAGAACGCCAGATCTCACACTGTTGTAAAAGATATTTCGGAGAATGATTCCAAGGTTTTAATCGGTGATTCGCCACCCCCGCAGCCTGTTGCAGCCACGGTGGCTGCTACTACTGCTGCtgctaccaccaccaccaccactactACTATTACTTCTACTACGCAGGCAAATAGTGTTATGTCCTCTTGTTTGCAGACGCATAACCTAG ATTTGCCAGAAAACAATCCCCCACAAGTCATTGAGGAGCCACAGGCTGCTACTGCTACTGCTATAAGTGGGAGCTGTGGCAGCAGCAGCTCCTGCTCAACTAGCAATGGTGGTGCTACTTGTAATAGTAACAGTAGTAGTAGTGTGTTTGCGAGTTTGTTTGCTTCTTCAACAGCATCTGTGACCCTACAATCTCAAACACCAGCATTCAGTGACTTGATTAGAGCCATGGGGCCTCCGGAACACCCTGCGGATCAAATCTCGGGTCCTTCATCCGAGGCGATCTCTCTTTGCCTCTCCACCACTAGTGCCTCACCAATCTTCGCAACAGGTGGCCGGCAGTATGCGTCGTCTTCACCGCACCCGGCCATGTCAGCCACTGCATTGCTGCAGAAGGCAGCACAAATGGGTGCTGCTGCCACAAACGCCTCCCTTCTTCGCGGGCTTGGCATTGTGTCATCGTCACCTTTAGATTCCACCTCGTCGGGACAGCAAAATGTCCTGCAATGGGGCCACCAACAGCAGTTGGAACCCGAGAGTGGCTCGGTCGCTGCAGCAGGGCTAGGACTTGGTCTTCCATGTGAAGATGGTGGTTCTGGACTAAAGGAATTGATGATGGGAACTTCCTCAATGTTTGGTCCTAAACACACCACTCTTGATTTTCTAGGATTGGGGATGGCTGCCGGTGGCACTGCTGGTGGAGGCTTATCTGCACTTATCACATCTATTGGGGGTGGTTTGGATGTAACTGCAGCCTTTGGCAATGGAGATTTTTCTGGCAAAGATATTGGAAGTAGCTCTTGA
- the LOC100802359 gene encoding probable protein phosphatase 2C 55, whose translation MAAPASNAVLLGDVHFDDVSTKPCGVHFRERTRRVALRANVNLRKPKPLNGGILNFGCSTSDASWRSWNPSSLYKNSSFFARCSAETTPHVQHLATSTFSIDQTNFGGERLKLFSGSCYLPHPDKEDTGGEDAHFICTDEQAIGVADGVGGWADVGVNAGLFAQELMSHSVRAIQEEPKDSINPARVLEKAHSCTKAKGSSTACIIALTNMGLHAINLGDSGFIVVRDGCTIFRSPVQQHDFNFTYQLESGNGGDLPSSGEVFTIPVAPGDVVVVGTDGLFDNLYNEEVAEIVLDAVRAGLEPLVTAQRIAVLARQRALDRNRQTPFSTAAQEAGFRYYGGKLDDITVVVSYITGSTRVSFLPS comes from the exons ATGGCTGCTCCCGCTTCCAACGCCGTGCTTCTCGGGGACGTTCACTTCGACGACGTCTCCACCAAGCCTTGCGGCGTTCACTTCCGCGAAAGAACGCGCAGAGTGGCGCTACGAGCCAACGTGAATCTCCGAAAGCCGAAACCGTTGAACGGTGGTATTCTGAATTTCGGGTGTTCCACGTCGGATGCAAGTTGGAGGAGTTGGAATCCGAGTTCGCTCTACAAGAATTCGTCCTTCTTTGCTCGCTGCTCCGCCGAGACAACGCCGCATGTTCAGCACCTCGCAACCTCCACCTTCTCGATTGACCA GACTAATTTTGGTGGCGAGAGGTTGAAGCTGTTTTCCGGGTCATGTTACCTTCCACATCCGGATAAGGAGGACACCGGTGGAGAGGATGCACATTTTATTTGCACAGATGAACAAGCAATTGGTGTTGCAGATGGTGTAGGTGGCTGGGCAGATGTTGGTGTTAATGCTGGACTGTTTGCTCAAGAACTCATGTCCCATTCGGTTAGAGCAATTCAAGAAGAACCCAAAGATTCTATTAATCCGGCAAGGGTTTTAGAGAAGGCTCACTCATGTACAAAGGCCAAGGGTTCATCAACAGCTTGTATCATTGCCCTTACTAATATG GGACTACATGCCATTAATTTGGGTGACAGTGGGTTCATCGTGGTTAGAGATGGATGCACCATTTTCAGGTCCCCAGTTCAACagcatgacttcaattttacgTATCAACTGGAGAGCGGCAATGGAGGTGATCTACCTAGCTCTGGTGAG GTCTTTACAATACCTGTTGCCCCGGGAGATGTTGTCGTTGTTGGAACAGATGGATTGTTTGACAATCTGTACAATGAAGAGGTTGCTGAAATTGTTTTAGATGCAGTTAGAGCCGGACTAGAACCCCTAGTAACTGCTCAGAGGATAGCAGTACTGGCTCGTCAGCGAGCACTGGACAGGAATAGGCAGACACCATTTTCTACTGCTGCTCAAGAGGCTGGGTTCCGTTACTATGGTGGCAAGCTTGATGACATAACAGTTGTTGTGTCATACATAACCGGTTCAACACGTGTGAGTTTTTTGCCATCTTAG